In Pelosinus sp. UFO1, one genomic interval encodes:
- a CDS encoding ABC transporter substrate-binding protein: MKKGKWIGALIATAMLALAVAGCGGGKPAADVIKLGANLEMTGGNATFGKSASNGANLAIKEVNAKGGVLGKQLSLVIADNKSEAAEAANSMQKLITQDKVVAVIAPIASSSVIAGAQVNQDNKVLAISPTASNPKVTVDPTTNKVRDYLFRAAFIDPFQGSVMANFATKTLKAKTAAVYIDNSSDYAKGLGQFFKETFIKNGGQVIVEEAYLAKDTDFKATLTKIKAANVDVVFVPGYYQEVGMLIKQAREIGLNMPFMGGDGWDSAKLPEIAGPQALNNTFFANHYSPDDNSPEIKSFVDAYKAEYKETPDAFAALAYDATMMVIEAIKRANSVDTVKIKDELAKTKDYNAVSGKITLNETHDAVKSAVIIEMKDGKQTFKEKINP, translated from the coding sequence ATGAAAAAGGGAAAATGGATCGGTGCCCTTATAGCAACTGCAATGCTAGCGTTAGCAGTTGCAGGTTGTGGTGGTGGTAAACCAGCTGCGGATGTAATTAAACTTGGGGCCAATTTGGAAATGACGGGTGGTAATGCAACATTTGGTAAGTCGGCGAGTAACGGTGCTAATTTAGCAATCAAAGAAGTCAATGCTAAGGGCGGTGTATTAGGTAAGCAATTAAGTTTAGTCATTGCCGACAATAAGAGTGAAGCTGCAGAAGCCGCAAATTCTATGCAGAAGTTAATTACTCAAGATAAGGTAGTCGCGGTCATTGCCCCGATTGCTTCTTCTAGTGTAATTGCTGGTGCTCAAGTAAACCAAGATAATAAAGTATTGGCCATTAGTCCAACAGCGTCAAACCCTAAAGTTACTGTAGATCCTACAACGAATAAAGTTCGAGATTATTTGTTTAGGGCTGCATTTATTGATCCTTTCCAAGGTTCTGTAATGGCTAACTTTGCCACAAAAACTTTGAAAGCCAAGACCGCAGCTGTTTATATTGATAATTCTAGTGATTATGCTAAAGGTTTAGGACAATTCTTTAAAGAAACCTTTATTAAAAACGGCGGTCAAGTCATTGTGGAAGAAGCATATTTAGCGAAGGACACTGATTTTAAAGCGACCTTAACTAAGATAAAGGCAGCGAATGTAGATGTTGTTTTTGTCCCTGGTTATTATCAAGAAGTAGGAATGCTTATAAAACAAGCCCGTGAAATTGGCTTGAATATGCCATTTATGGGGGGCGATGGCTGGGATTCGGCTAAGCTTCCAGAAATTGCAGGACCGCAAGCGTTGAATAATACATTCTTTGCAAATCATTATTCACCGGATGATAATAGCCCAGAGATTAAATCATTTGTTGATGCATATAAGGCAGAATATAAGGAAACACCTGATGCTTTTGCTGCTTTAGCGTATGATGCTACCATGATGGTTATCGAGGCTATTAAACGGGCAAATAGTGTAGATACAGTGAAAATTAAAGATGAGTTGGCAAAAACAAAAGACTATAATGCTGTTTCAGGTAAGATTACTTTAAATGAAACACATGATGCAGTAAAAAGTGCTGTAATAATTGAGATGAAAGATGGTAAGCAAACCTTTAAAGAAAAAATTAATCCATAG
- a CDS encoding branched-chain amino acid ABC transporter permease: MDFSFTQQFIQQLINGISLGSIYALIALGYTMVYGIIKLINFAHGDIYMVGAYVAFFATTALKLSFFPALLVSMVVAAVVGMTIERLAYRPLRKAPKIAILITAIGVSLLLEYGGMLLVTPQPRTFPALFESQVFNFGNIVVNSQQVIILAISVVLMIILTYVVQRTKIGKAMRAVSFDTDAARLMGIDVDRVISITFAIGSALAAAAGMLVGVYYNSIDPLMGIMPGLKAFVAAVLGGIGVIPGAMLGGIIMGIIEAMVSGFISSTFRDAAAFAILIIILLFKPSGLLGKNVREKV, encoded by the coding sequence ATGGATTTTTCCTTTACACAGCAATTTATACAACAATTAATTAATGGTATATCCCTAGGCAGTATATATGCGCTAATTGCCTTAGGTTACACCATGGTGTATGGTATCATTAAATTAATTAATTTTGCTCATGGTGATATTTATATGGTAGGCGCATATGTAGCTTTTTTTGCAACGACAGCACTCAAGCTTTCCTTTTTCCCAGCGTTACTTGTATCCATGGTAGTGGCTGCCGTAGTTGGGATGACAATTGAAAGATTGGCTTATCGACCACTCAGAAAGGCACCTAAAATTGCTATACTGATAACAGCGATTGGTGTTTCGTTACTACTGGAGTATGGCGGTATGCTGCTTGTTACACCGCAACCCCGTACTTTTCCAGCCTTATTCGAATCTCAGGTGTTTAACTTTGGCAACATTGTAGTGAATAGCCAACAGGTGATAATATTAGCAATCTCCGTAGTCCTTATGATTATTTTGACCTATGTTGTACAGCGTACGAAAATCGGTAAAGCCATGCGAGCTGTATCTTTCGATACAGATGCGGCGAGATTGATGGGTATAGATGTTGATCGCGTTATTTCTATTACCTTTGCCATCGGTTCTGCATTGGCGGCAGCTGCTGGTATGCTAGTAGGTGTGTACTATAATTCAATTGATCCATTAATGGGTATTATGCCGGGGCTTAAAGCCTTCGTTGCTGCTGTACTTGGTGGTATTGGAGTTATTCCAGGAGCGATGCTTGGTGGTATTATAATGGGCATCATTGAAGCTATGGTAAGCGGCTTTATTTCATCTACTTTCCGTGATGCTGCAGCGTTTGCCATTTTAATTATTATTTTACTATTTAAGCCTTCTGGCTTATTAGGTAAAAATGTGCGTGAGAAAGTGTAG
- a CDS encoding branched-chain amino acid ABC transporter permease, translating into MGKNKKELLALAACIVFYAVVQGLIMLDIIGPFWELNLVLICINIILAVSLNLINGFTGQFSIGHAGFMAVGAYLGAVLTVKLQLPFIVAILGGAAAAGFLGFVIGLPTLRLDGDYLAIATLGLGEIIRITILNIPYVGGASGFMGIPRYSNFTWVFFATVITVFFIRNLINSTHGRACISIRENQIAAEAMGIDTTKYKVLAFTIGAAFAGVAGTLFSHYFYIAHPASFTFMKSFDILTIVVLGGLGSISGSITAAILLTFVSAALAGYPEWRMIIYSLMLIVLMLYRPQGLFGNKEISLKIFGRLMGGTKRGNTQSN; encoded by the coding sequence ATGGGAAAAAATAAGAAAGAGTTATTAGCACTGGCAGCTTGTATCGTTTTTTATGCAGTTGTTCAAGGGTTGATTATGCTAGATATCATCGGACCCTTTTGGGAGCTAAACTTAGTTTTGATTTGTATAAATATCATACTAGCAGTAAGCTTGAATCTAATTAATGGTTTTACAGGGCAATTTTCCATTGGTCATGCTGGTTTTATGGCTGTTGGGGCCTACTTAGGTGCCGTACTAACAGTTAAATTACAACTACCTTTCATTGTTGCCATTTTAGGGGGCGCAGCTGCGGCTGGCTTTTTGGGATTCGTAATAGGGTTGCCTACCCTTAGGTTAGATGGAGACTATTTAGCGATAGCAACATTAGGTCTGGGGGAAATTATCCGTATTACCATTCTTAATATTCCTTATGTAGGCGGAGCCTCTGGTTTTATGGGTATTCCTCGCTATAGTAATTTTACTTGGGTATTTTTTGCTACAGTGATTACTGTATTTTTCATTAGAAATTTAATTAATTCTACTCACGGCCGAGCTTGCATCTCTATTCGTGAAAATCAGATTGCGGCGGAGGCTATGGGGATTGATACTACGAAATATAAGGTATTGGCTTTTACTATTGGTGCAGCCTTTGCTGGTGTCGCAGGAACCTTATTCTCTCATTACTTTTATATTGCCCACCCTGCGTCTTTCACATTCATGAAATCCTTTGATATCTTGACAATTGTTGTGTTAGGCGGATTGGGCAGTATTAGTGGATCAATAACTGCTGCTATTTTGTTGACTTTCGTTTCTGCTGCGTTAGCTGGCTATCCAGAGTGGCGTATGATTATTTACTCATTAATGCTAATTGTATTGATGTTGTATCGGCCACAAGGATTATTTGGCAATAAGGAAATCAGCCTTAAAATCTTTGGCCGTTTGATGGGAGGTACTAAGCGTGGCAATACTCAAAGCAACTAA
- a CDS encoding cation diffusion facilitator family transporter, with protein MEYVDSNLKERTARLSVISNSVLVILKLLVGFYTGAVSIISEAAHSGVDLLASIVAFYAVRKADKPPDGNHAYGHGKFENLSGAIEAVLIVAAALWIVYEAWDKLHNNMATPEFLEYGIILMGISIGVNYWVSGKLFKVAKETGSHALEADALHLKADIWTSVGVLVGLVIIRITGIFWLDPMIAIVVAGVVFKAGYGMTKKSLYELTDISLPADEEQTIIDVITSHKEVISFHQLRTRRSGSWRLIDMHLILYKDMHLNKAHAVCDLIEAEIKDKLGPCDVVIHIEPCDYHEELGACPLE; from the coding sequence TTGGAGTATGTAGATAGTAATTTGAAGGAACGCACGGCTAGGCTATCCGTTATTTCCAACTCTGTACTTGTAATATTAAAGTTGCTGGTAGGATTCTACACTGGGGCCGTTAGTATTATTTCGGAGGCAGCTCATTCAGGTGTAGATTTGTTAGCTTCCATTGTTGCGTTCTATGCTGTACGTAAGGCAGATAAACCGCCTGACGGGAATCATGCATATGGGCATGGAAAGTTTGAAAATCTATCGGGGGCAATTGAAGCTGTATTGATAGTGGCAGCAGCATTGTGGATCGTATATGAAGCATGGGATAAGCTTCATAATAATATGGCAACGCCAGAGTTCTTAGAATATGGTATTATCTTGATGGGGATTTCTATAGGAGTAAATTATTGGGTATCAGGTAAATTATTCAAAGTGGCGAAAGAGACTGGTTCACATGCATTAGAGGCCGATGCATTACATTTGAAGGCTGATATTTGGACATCAGTAGGTGTATTAGTCGGTTTAGTCATTATCCGAATTACAGGAATTTTTTGGTTGGATCCAATGATTGCTATTGTGGTGGCGGGTGTGGTATTTAAGGCTGGTTATGGCATGACAAAAAAGAGTTTATACGAATTAACGGATATTAGCTTACCAGCAGACGAAGAACAAACAATTATTGATGTAATTACTAGTCATAAAGAAGTTATCTCTTTTCATCAACTCAGGACGAGGCGCTCTGGCAGCTGGCGTTTGATTGATATGCATCTTATTTTATATAAGGATATGCATTTAAATAAAGCCCATGCTGTATGTGATCTAATTGAAGCGGAGATTAAGGATAAACTTGGCCCCTGTGACGTAGTCATACATATTGAACCTTGTGATTATCATGAAGAGTTAGGGGCTTGTCCTTTGGAATAA
- a CDS encoding ABC transporter ATP-binding protein: protein MLKIENIDVFYGAIHALKGISVEVQEGEIVTLIGANGAGKSTILRTISGLLKPKAGQITFEGKNIAGAAAQDIVKMSISQVPEGRRVFANMSVLENLELGAYIRSDSKGIQEDMEKVFERFPRLSERRSQLAGTLSGGEQQMLAMGRALMSRPRLLLLDEPSMGLAPLLVKEIFSIIKEINASGTTVLLVEQNAHMALSIANRAYVLETGRITLSGDAKELAASEEIRKAYLGG from the coding sequence ATGTTAAAAATAGAAAATATTGATGTTTTTTATGGTGCGATTCATGCGCTTAAAGGTATTAGCGTTGAGGTGCAAGAAGGTGAAATTGTTACCTTAATAGGTGCAAATGGAGCGGGTAAGAGTACAATTTTACGTACTATTTCTGGACTATTAAAACCTAAGGCTGGCCAGATTACCTTTGAGGGAAAAAACATTGCAGGCGCAGCAGCTCAAGATATTGTAAAAATGAGTATTTCCCAGGTTCCTGAAGGACGTAGAGTGTTTGCAAATATGTCCGTTTTAGAAAACCTAGAACTAGGAGCTTATATTAGAAGTGACAGCAAGGGGATTCAAGAAGACATGGAGAAAGTCTTTGAGAGGTTTCCTCGTTTATCGGAGCGCCGTAGTCAATTAGCAGGTACCTTGTCAGGCGGTGAACAACAAATGTTGGCTATGGGACGTGCGTTAATGAGTCGTCCTCGCTTGCTGCTATTAGATGAGCCCTCCATGGGTCTTGCACCTTTGTTAGTAAAAGAAATTTTTTCGATTATCAAAGAAATTAACGCGAGTGGTACGACGGTTCTCTTAGTAGAACAAAATGCGCATATGGCCCTATCTATTGCCAACAGGGCTTATGTATTAGAAACAGGGCGCATTACACTTTCGGGTGACGCGAAAGAACTGGCTGCAAGTGAAGAAATACGCAAAGCTTACTTAGGCGGTTAA
- a CDS encoding CBS domain-containing protein, which translates to MFVESRMTANPITITSTTTIADASEIMRTNKFRRLPVVDGGKLVGIVTDRDLRAVSASPATALSIFELNYLLAKMKVKEIMQKKVVTISAGATVEEAAILMYNHRIGGLVVINDQQVVAGVITETDIFKSFVDIMGLVEGKTRITLDVTDKIGLLHEISEVFLAMNINITSMVSYALPDGKIEMIIRADIVDTDDLAKALEAKGYPISHIVHIQ; encoded by the coding sequence ATGTTTGTGGAAAGTAGAATGACAGCGAATCCCATAACCATTACTTCAACTACAACAATTGCTGATGCATCAGAGATTATGCGCACTAATAAATTCCGTCGTTTACCCGTAGTAGATGGTGGAAAACTAGTAGGTATTGTTACTGACCGAGACCTTCGTGCAGTATCTGCATCTCCAGCGACGGCCTTATCCATCTTTGAACTGAATTACTTGTTAGCTAAAATGAAAGTAAAAGAAATTATGCAAAAAAAAGTTGTTACGATTAGTGCAGGTGCCACGGTGGAAGAAGCAGCTATCTTGATGTATAATCATCGCATTGGTGGCTTGGTAGTAATAAATGATCAGCAGGTAGTAGCAGGTGTAATTACGGAAACCGATATTTTCAAAAGCTTTGTTGATATTATGGGGCTAGTAGAGGGTAAGACTCGCATCACTCTTGACGTAACAGATAAGATTGGATTGCTTCATGAAATTTCCGAAGTGTTCTTAGCAATGAACATTAATATCACTAGTATGGTTAGTTATGCTCTACCTGATGGAAAAATAGAAATGATAATACGCGCCGATATTGTAGATACAGACGACTTGGCAAAGGCATTAGAAGCTAAAGGATATCCTATTAGTCATATTGTTCATATTCAATAA
- a CDS encoding ABC transporter ATP-binding protein encodes MAILKATKLSKVFGGLKAVSDFSIEINKGELIGLIGPNGAGKTTAFNLLTGVYQPTTGEIDFDDKSIIGFKPFQITQKGVARTFQNIRLFSELSVLDNVKIAYHFHVKYGLLESVLRMGRYHSEEKEIEERAIRLLEIFKLGHKKDEIAKNLPYGEQRRLEIARALAAQPKLLLLDEPAAGMNPQETQQLMQMIKWIRQEFDLTILLIEHDMQLVMNVCERIYVLEYGSIIAQGTPEEIKNNPRVIEAYLGEEVESC; translated from the coding sequence GTGGCAATACTCAAAGCAACTAAACTTTCTAAAGTGTTTGGCGGACTGAAGGCTGTATCTGATTTTTCGATAGAGATTAACAAAGGTGAGTTAATTGGTTTGATTGGCCCGAATGGAGCTGGCAAAACAACAGCATTTAATTTGTTAACAGGTGTTTATCAGCCGACAACAGGCGAGATTGATTTTGATGACAAAAGTATTATTGGGTTTAAACCCTTTCAAATTACCCAAAAAGGGGTAGCTAGAACCTTTCAAAATATTCGTTTGTTCTCTGAGTTATCTGTACTGGATAATGTTAAGATTGCCTATCATTTTCATGTAAAGTATGGACTATTAGAGTCTGTATTGCGTATGGGTAGGTATCATAGCGAAGAAAAAGAAATTGAAGAAAGAGCCATAAGACTATTAGAAATATTTAAGTTAGGACATAAGAAGGACGAAATTGCCAAGAATTTACCTTATGGTGAGCAACGTAGATTAGAGATTGCTAGAGCCTTAGCGGCTCAGCCAAAACTTTTACTGCTTGATGAGCCAGCGGCGGGGATGAATCCTCAGGAAACGCAGCAATTAATGCAAATGATAAAGTGGATAAGACAAGAATTTGACTTAACAATTTTATTAATTGAACATGATATGCAGTTAGTTATGAATGTTTGCGAACGTATTTATGTACTAGAATATGGTAGTATTATTGCCCAAGGAACACCTGAGGAAATCAAGAATAACCCTAGGGTTATTGAGGCCTACCTCGGAGAGGAGGTTGAGTCATGTTAA